A window of the Aquimarina spinulae genome harbors these coding sequences:
- a CDS encoding RNA polymerase sigma factor: protein MQPTELIIALQQKNQVAFKSIYDMYSENVFGIIHNILRDEVLSEEVLQDVFIKIWNNANSYSEKKGRFFTWILNIARNAAIDKTRSKNFKNTSQNLTTDYFVDILEDKTNFTSKIDSIGIKKYIAALEPLCIKVIDLLFFKGFTQKETAEKLNIPLGTVKTRNRICINKLKQVLEV from the coding sequence ATGCAACCTACAGAACTTATTATAGCTTTGCAACAAAAAAATCAGGTAGCTTTTAAAAGTATTTATGATATGTATTCTGAAAATGTCTTTGGTATTATTCATAATATCTTAAGAGACGAAGTGTTATCTGAAGAAGTATTACAGGATGTGTTTATAAAAATATGGAATAATGCAAATTCTTACTCTGAGAAAAAAGGACGGTTTTTTACCTGGATTCTTAATATAGCCCGTAATGCCGCCATTGATAAAACCCGTTCTAAAAATTTTAAAAATACTTCTCAAAACCTTACTACAGATTATTTCGTAGATATACTAGAAGACAAAACTAATTTTACCAGTAAAATAGACAGTATTGGTATCAAAAAATATATAGCCGCATTAGAACCTCTTTGTATAAAAGTAATAGATCTGCTATTTTTTAAAGGATTTACTCAAAAAGAAACTGCCGAAAAACTTAATATCCCTTTGGGAACAGTTAAAACGAGAAATAGAATTTGTATCAATAAACTAAAACAAGTATTAGAAGTATAG
- a CDS encoding lipocalin family protein: MKKILLVTFVTLLAISCGSKSKDEAIKGKWVASDIEYQMEGADKEMKEFADVMKEALIGKMSFEFKEDKTFVALMPMGKKETKGTWSISEDGKTLTTTDEKKSEDMTIVNLDSSKLALSKKDPQGTSTITFKKE; the protein is encoded by the coding sequence ATGAAAAAAATATTATTAGTAACATTTGTTACATTATTAGCGATATCTTGTGGATCAAAATCCAAAGATGAAGCTATAAAAGGAAAGTGGGTTGCAAGTGATATCGAATATCAAATGGAAGGAGCTGATAAAGAAATGAAAGAGTTTGCTGATGTTATGAAAGAAGCACTTATAGGAAAAATGTCTTTCGAGTTCAAAGAAGATAAAACTTTTGTAGCTCTTATGCCTATGGGGAAAAAGGAAACAAAAGGAACCTGGAGTATCTCTGAAGATGGAAAAACACTCACCACAACAGATGAAAAGAAAAGTGAAGACATGACCATTGTGAATTTAGATAGCAGCAAATTGGCGCTATCTAAAAAAGATCCGCAGGGGACTAGTACTATTACTTTCAAAAAAGAATAA
- a CDS encoding cadherin repeat domain-containing protein, producing the protein MTNIKLCTIALICAFIVSCSNDDDAPSTTITVKDFATTMEENPSINQEIGTIEATTNQGEITFSIKSGTPEGAIIIDKATGTLSVKKASLFDYETYPELIAVVVIKNGEVIKEVKVTITLNDIDDSEPTTVTVKDFTTTIEENPENDQKLGTLEATTNRGELSFSLKSQDPEGAITIDPSTGELSVKDPSLFDPDTHSKITAIVLVENEGIRKEANIEITYKNTGKNIVFPDGIFKEALLKHDPIIDTDGNGEISFEEAKNVEKTRLSAKITDLTGIEHFTNLKWLGLKSYVLKSVDLSKNIVLEEFHSVFTLNLETINISKNRNLKVLNITKNRISTIDVSACINLEVFNIQLNSLTALNVTKNTKLKKLSCGGNLLTSLDVSKNPVLESLSFGNDIFHLKKNQIHEIDLSNNTALNTLSCNDLLLTELNLSTNSALEKLNVLGNQLTFLNLKNGATANLEKNNVHIQNNASTLCVQVDDPSASYIADWVKDPGTQFKSVCD; encoded by the coding sequence ATGACTAACATAAAATTATGTACGATAGCGCTCATATGTGCTTTCATTGTATCTTGTAGTAACGATGATGATGCGCCATCAACTACTATTACTGTAAAAGATTTTGCAACCACTATGGAAGAAAATCCTTCTATAAACCAAGAAATAGGTACTATAGAAGCTACAACCAATCAGGGAGAAATAACTTTTTCTATTAAAAGTGGTACCCCAGAAGGAGCCATAATTATTGATAAAGCTACCGGAACATTAAGTGTAAAAAAAGCGTCCTTATTTGATTATGAAACTTATCCTGAACTTATCGCTGTAGTAGTAATAAAAAACGGAGAAGTAATTAAAGAAGTCAAGGTAACGATTACCCTTAACGATATTGACGACTCGGAGCCAACTACTGTTACCGTAAAAGATTTTACAACTACTATTGAAGAAAACCCAGAAAATGATCAGAAGTTAGGTACTCTAGAAGCAACAACCAATCGAGGAGAATTATCTTTTAGTCTAAAAAGCCAAGATCCAGAAGGAGCGATAACCATAGATCCATCTACAGGAGAATTAAGTGTAAAAGATCCATCTTTATTTGATCCTGACACCCACTCAAAAATTACTGCAATAGTATTGGTAGAGAATGAAGGTATACGTAAAGAAGCTAATATTGAAATCACTTATAAAAATACAGGAAAGAACATTGTTTTTCCCGATGGAATTTTTAAGGAAGCACTATTAAAACATGATCCTATTATAGATACTGATGGTAATGGCGAAATCTCTTTTGAAGAAGCGAAAAATGTTGAAAAAACCCGATTATCTGCAAAAATAACGGACCTTACTGGTATTGAGCATTTTACCAATTTAAAATGGTTAGGGCTAAAGTCTTATGTTTTAAAATCAGTAGACTTGAGTAAGAATATAGTACTAGAAGAATTTCATTCTGTTTTTACCCTAAATCTAGAAACTATAAATATTAGCAAGAATAGGAATCTCAAGGTATTAAATATAACTAAAAACAGGATAAGTACGATTGATGTTAGTGCTTGTATTAATCTAGAAGTATTTAATATTCAACTTAATTCACTAACAGCTTTGAATGTCACTAAAAACACCAAACTAAAAAAATTATCTTGTGGTGGTAACTTATTAACATCCTTAGATGTTAGTAAAAATCCTGTACTTGAGTCATTGTCTTTTGGAAATGATATTTTTCATTTAAAGAAAAACCAAATACATGAAATTGATCTTAGTAACAATACTGCTTTAAATACATTGTCCTGTAATGATCTTTTACTAACAGAATTAAACCTTAGTACTAATAGTGCTTTAGAAAAGTTGAATGTTCTTGGCAATCAGTTAACTTTTTTAAATCTTAAAAATGGTGCTACTGCTAATTTAGAAAAGAATAATGTACATATACAAAATAATGCATCAACATTATGTGTACAAGTAGATGATCCCTCTGCTTCTTATATTGCCGATTGGGTAAAAGATCCTGGAACTCAGTTTAAAAGTGTATGTGATTAA
- a CDS encoding fibronectin type III domain-containing protein — protein MNYLQELNNKWKVVSINGSETAASEIWNFYTQGEAITNHVPFPAEITVQDNGNSTVDLSWDAVDLDGDISYYNIYLLDKNPPTLYKEKVTVTSIKAIPLISGKQYYLEIDVIDSTGNKAKSKTSFMVK, from the coding sequence TTGAATTATCTCCAGGAACTCAATAACAAATGGAAAGTAGTTTCTATCAACGGTTCTGAAACTGCAGCTAGTGAGATCTGGAATTTTTATACCCAGGGAGAAGCGATTACAAATCATGTTCCTTTTCCTGCAGAGATAACTGTCCAGGACAACGGTAATAGTACTGTTGATCTATCCTGGGACGCTGTAGATTTAGATGGAGATATTTCATATTACAATATCTATCTATTAGACAAAAATCCCCCTACTTTATATAAAGAAAAAGTAACAGTAACCAGTATAAAAGCCATACCACTTATTTCTGGTAAACAGTACTATTTAGAAATAGATGTTATAGATAGTACAGGTAATAAGGCAAAATCAAAAACCAGTTTTATGGTAAAGTAA
- a CDS encoding Ig-like domain-containing protein — MNIQFLKTLFIPLLIGMISVFAINDAVNKPLEASNQDNICETITGDTYLKTVIKSSRSSVRADRELPIGIPTPTFGWNFDSNVSPTIYVDNTNPNCSNSDGSAARPLCDLFKGQRTVTFNAGDVVEISGGPYDIPNNAVINLNGTTNNPVIIKGIGQILYDGRGNRREITWRGQYAIIENLKFFHKSRHVIQADYIAFRNIEVSNPVNAFIDFNPVVSIFGHDVLIQDSKVYNNIRNNDKDSHAFQASSGSHHVWILYNETYNNNGDSFQACHKCNTNPPHHVYIGGNKMHNDRENAVDLKSVRDVVVSQNVFYGYQSSTTSNGDACVVGSTGFNDATNEGPRNIYFLYNEFRDSTTGLRCEGTQDVWLIGNIFKDLDVGVQIDAKEHRIISITSNTFTRINNVGIRAWGCEPDNLSVTNNLFKDVGGRQVDLTGCDPSVLTVNNNFVEGNFSMRFDGTRYDSANELNQDPFAKDNLEGDAKLNVNLMPLDGSPVIDAGALLANIYNKFRADFGEDIAKDFTGTPRPSGVAEDIGTFEFNDGTPPNGSPIARNDTSTVDQDSRDNIINVLRNDDFGSDGPSSGAITLISNPSNGIATVDTNGTSGPTDDTIKYTPLIAYSGPDSFSYEITDSNGDKSSATVTITIDATPVNDMPIAQDDNFTIQKDSNDNILNVVSNDNFGDNGAKPGAIVIVNPPANGTATVNTNGTSNPEDDTIKYSPNTGYIGTDNLTYEITDKDGDKDQANVTIEVNVNPQPNIEVSDVKIKIQNATCPNVANGSFEMTIDQNVSYNFNLTVTGSSLSTPIRTTIDKNTPFSLEKLAKNTYQVCLFIDSFPDYKQCYEIAIVAYEDLVVKAQGIKNEDKTASYQVAGSTFYEVKVNEGLYSFEFETTTPVSIQIPLKSGPNKIQIVGTSDCQGVFKDTIVFNAIKAYPTLVTNQMYIEGLSSTEPATIKVFNLSGVLAKEVNLLADNGKVKLNFNNLPNGLYFISLKTNHQTFNVKAIKK; from the coding sequence ATGAATATACAATTTTTAAAAACCTTATTTATTCCATTGCTTATTGGGATGATAAGTGTCTTTGCAATAAACGACGCTGTTAATAAGCCGCTAGAAGCGAGCAATCAAGATAATATCTGTGAAACAATTACAGGTGATACATACCTAAAAACCGTAATCAAATCAAGTCGAAGCAGTGTAAGAGCCGATAGAGAACTACCTATAGGTATCCCCACACCTACTTTTGGATGGAATTTTGACTCTAATGTCTCCCCAACCATTTATGTAGACAATACAAATCCAAATTGTAGCAACAGTGATGGCTCTGCTGCTCGACCTTTGTGTGACTTATTTAAAGGTCAAAGAACAGTTACTTTCAACGCAGGAGACGTGGTCGAAATTTCTGGTGGCCCTTATGATATCCCTAATAATGCGGTTATTAATCTTAACGGAACTACCAACAACCCTGTAATCATAAAAGGAATAGGACAGATTTTGTATGATGGTAGAGGTAACCGAAGAGAGATTACATGGCGAGGGCAATATGCTATTATAGAAAACTTGAAATTTTTTCATAAATCCCGTCATGTCATACAAGCAGATTATATTGCGTTCAGAAATATAGAAGTATCTAATCCGGTAAATGCATTTATCGATTTTAATCCTGTAGTCTCTATCTTTGGGCATGATGTACTTATACAGGATAGTAAGGTATATAACAATATCCGAAACAATGATAAAGACTCTCATGCATTTCAAGCTAGTTCTGGATCACATCATGTATGGATATTATATAATGAAACCTACAATAATAATGGTGATTCATTTCAGGCATGCCACAAGTGCAATACCAATCCCCCGCATCATGTATACATAGGAGGAAACAAGATGCATAATGATCGCGAAAACGCTGTAGATCTGAAATCGGTTAGAGATGTGGTTGTTTCACAAAATGTTTTCTATGGCTATCAATCTTCTACTACATCAAATGGTGATGCCTGTGTTGTTGGTAGTACCGGTTTTAATGACGCCACCAATGAAGGACCCAGGAACATCTACTTTCTGTATAATGAATTTCGTGATAGTACTACAGGTCTTCGTTGTGAAGGAACACAAGATGTATGGTTAATAGGCAATATTTTTAAGGATCTGGATGTGGGAGTACAAATTGATGCCAAAGAACATCGTATCATTTCTATAACAAGCAATACATTTACAAGAATAAATAATGTAGGCATCAGAGCCTGGGGATGTGAACCCGATAACCTTTCGGTTACCAATAACTTATTTAAAGACGTTGGAGGAAGACAAGTTGATCTCACGGGTTGTGATCCTTCTGTATTAACAGTGAACAACAATTTTGTAGAAGGAAATTTTTCTATGCGTTTTGACGGTACGCGATATGATAGCGCTAATGAGTTAAATCAAGATCCATTTGCCAAAGACAACCTAGAAGGTGATGCTAAACTTAATGTAAATCTAATGCCTCTAGATGGTTCTCCTGTAATCGATGCAGGGGCTCTCTTAGCAAATATCTATAATAAGTTTAGAGCAGATTTCGGAGAAGATATCGCAAAAGATTTTACAGGCACTCCCCGGCCTAGTGGAGTGGCAGAAGATATAGGTACATTTGAATTTAATGATGGTACACCACCTAATGGATCTCCCATCGCACGAAATGATACCTCAACGGTAGATCAAGATAGTAGAGACAATATCATTAATGTATTAAGAAATGATGATTTTGGTTCTGATGGGCCAAGTTCTGGAGCCATAACTTTGATAAGCAATCCAAGTAATGGTATTGCAACTGTTGATACTAATGGTACCTCTGGACCTACAGACGATACTATAAAATATACTCCACTCATAGCATACAGTGGTCCCGACTCTTTCTCCTATGAGATTACTGATAGTAACGGAGATAAAAGTTCTGCCACAGTAACTATTACCATAGACGCAACTCCTGTTAATGATATGCCCATTGCGCAAGATGATAATTTTACTATACAAAAAGATAGTAATGATAATATTCTTAATGTAGTATCCAACGATAACTTTGGTGATAATGGAGCAAAGCCTGGAGCAATCGTTATTGTAAATCCCCCTGCCAATGGTACTGCGACTGTTAATACCAATGGTACTTCCAATCCCGAAGACGATACCATAAAGTATTCTCCTAATACAGGGTATATAGGTACAGACAACCTAACCTATGAAATCACAGATAAAGATGGTGATAAAGATCAGGCAAATGTAACCATAGAAGTGAATGTAAACCCACAACCTAATATAGAAGTAAGTGATGTAAAAATCAAAATACAAAACGCTACTTGTCCCAATGTTGCCAATGGTAGTTTTGAAATGACTATCGATCAAAATGTTTCTTATAATTTCAATCTAACCGTCACCGGGAGTTCGTTAAGTACACCAATACGTACAACAATAGATAAGAACACTCCTTTTTCGTTAGAAAAATTAGCAAAAAACACATATCAAGTGTGTTTATTCATTGATAGTTTTCCTGATTACAAACAATGCTATGAGATAGCCATTGTTGCTTATGAAGATCTTGTTGTAAAAGCACAAGGAATAAAAAACGAAGATAAAACAGCATCCTATCAGGTGGCAGGAAGTACATTTTATGAAGTAAAGGTAAACGAGGGATTATATTCTTTCGAGTTTGAAACCACAACGCCTGTCAGTATACAAATTCCTTTAAAAAGTGGTCCCAACAAAATACAGATTGTTGGTACATCAGATTGCCAGGGCGTTTTTAAAGATACTATTGTTTTTAATGCTATTAAGGCCTATCCTACCCTTGTAACGAATCAAATGTATATTGAAGGCTTATCTAGTACCGAGCCTGCTACAATAAAAGTATTTAATCTGTCAGGTGTATTGGCAAAAGAAGTTAACCTCCTAGCCGATAATGGAAAAGTAAAACTTAATTTTAACAATCTCCCTAATGGATTATACTTTATTTCTCTAAAAACGAATCATCAAACCTTTAATGTTAAAGCAATTAAAAAATAA
- a CDS encoding Ig-like domain-containing protein, whose protein sequence is MKPISRSVIALMILSFNISFTQSNPSAIPFDYHVVQDKMQYFDLSALSDLFDYNQMNGGNVRNYVREIPWRNGPNGSRSSRSAFSRWVIESLPSNGKIYQNGVEITSPASLRKSTGFIYVPNLGYTGIDEFSYHAVETTGRPSSSAKITFHVNESSTYEMPLGFPRSQWGLFIEPPADPPEWPVAESSIHWYIDPDCSPCSTGKGYPNAPRRNLPGNRANIQAGAKIVLAGTKSKYPTRNNGSSHIINLNGTASKPVFIVGKDNAGIQPTIVNTPSRSTARLEFNGSYFVISGVRFENLKVSHHKDTPSRNIVVRHSEVFGLRTINGQAIRMDGGRGKSRDISLFSVSINNNGFRDAADENDLHGTGFSKCENGMILDALFSGNAGDSYQGLQHNRNGLIRIGRLKGHSEGENCVDIKAHKGTWVVDCDCWDQRASAGGNGQLFFQNDDDASEQDSNGKIIFLNNRGWDTSGDAMQSAIQGGSHYIVGNRLFGLRRGTGVNVENGARGRTHIYFNTISDVRFGIRIIRPNGDFTQVAGNVIDKADINVKMAKNEVDLFDYNYYTGDPATLRFQCCGNASPQDRIGIDAWRRTYGHDTNGEAGVIPDFNLASVEDFSLRPTSELIDILTQDQVDRFMPGIDEMLSEMGITFQDWKRVNRPFNTKYDIGAAEFGTPTPPDSFPIAQNDLITIDPGSGSTSIEVLIDNGNGPDSFGADGPNIGSIIFGSTAPTGGVAVINDNGTPNDPIDDTITYTPNPGFGGIDTFSYIITDADGDIDEGTVVITVDDDKPEAQDDDITILQDSPATNIFVLNDNGNGLDSFGKNGPSSTPITLGAILPANGIVTPNDNGTPTDPTDDYFEYTPNVGFNGSDRFNYIITDSDGDTDTGTVTINITATIRVLDAVDDTFIVDEDNPGITLNVLANDDFGSNGPNTGSIIVITTPTNGTATVNNNGTPNDPTDDTIVYIPSLNYNGVDSFTYQITDALGNTDIATVTITVTPVNDVPDAVDDSVTIDEDSGATTINVLANDTFGGDGPDIGPIDFGAIDPKNGTATINDNGTPDDPTDDTIIYTPSPNFNGTDRFSYSITDASGDVDEAIVKIIVTPVNDLPDAVDDSVTIDEDNGTIAINVLVNDSFGGDGPGTVPIALVIAPTNGTATANDNGTPDNPTDDTITYTPSLDFNGTDTFTYQITDADGDTDIATVTITVAPVNDLPNAIDDAISIDKNSGATSINVLINDSFGGDGPGTVPISLVTPATNGTAIVNDNGTPDPTDDTIEYTPLPNFAGLDSFTYQIIDASGDADTATVIINITRVNSNPIAQNDIVIFEMNSGPQVINVLQDNGYGKDDFGDVGPGDEGITLGNTLPLKGIATLNDNNTTTPFDDFVMYTSFPEAFGDDIFDYTITNAMGGIDKAVVYVNITKETSFPVAVITPNPTSGITYIDFRVERSGTYRVYDSKGAKIYNLRTFTNQQLIEIDLSALANGIYYIKLRLDSGVAPTFKVVKE, encoded by the coding sequence ATGAAACCTATTTCCCGCAGTGTCATTGCATTAATGATACTTAGCTTCAACATATCATTTACTCAAAGTAATCCTAGTGCTATACCCTTTGATTATCATGTTGTACAAGATAAAATGCAGTATTTTGATTTATCTGCCTTAAGTGATCTTTTTGATTACAACCAAATGAATGGTGGAAACGTAAGAAATTATGTTAGAGAAATTCCTTGGCGTAACGGTCCTAATGGATCACGATCAAGTAGATCTGCTTTTTCAAGATGGGTAATAGAATCACTTCCTTCAAACGGAAAAATTTATCAAAATGGGGTTGAAATAACTTCTCCAGCCAGTTTAAGAAAATCAACTGGGTTTATATATGTCCCAAATCTTGGTTATACCGGTATTGATGAATTTAGTTATCATGCAGTAGAAACCACTGGAAGGCCAAGCTCAAGTGCAAAAATTACATTTCATGTAAATGAGTCTAGCACTTATGAAATGCCTCTTGGGTTTCCCAGAAGTCAATGGGGATTATTTATTGAGCCTCCTGCAGATCCTCCAGAATGGCCTGTTGCAGAATCTTCTATTCATTGGTATATCGATCCAGATTGTAGTCCATGCAGTACAGGCAAAGGGTATCCTAACGCTCCCAGACGTAATCTTCCAGGAAACAGAGCCAATATCCAGGCTGGAGCAAAAATAGTATTGGCAGGAACAAAAAGTAAATACCCAACCCGTAACAATGGTAGTAGCCATATTATCAACCTTAATGGAACAGCAAGCAAACCTGTTTTTATAGTAGGAAAAGATAATGCTGGCATACAACCAACTATTGTTAACACTCCATCCAGAAGTACTGCACGTCTCGAATTTAATGGCTCGTATTTTGTGATTTCGGGAGTGCGGTTTGAAAATTTAAAAGTATCACATCATAAAGATACTCCTTCAAGAAACATTGTTGTTCGACACTCTGAGGTGTTTGGTCTTAGAACCATAAATGGACAAGCTATACGTATGGATGGTGGAAGAGGAAAGTCTCGTGATATTTCTTTGTTTTCAGTCTCTATAAACAATAATGGTTTTCGTGATGCTGCTGATGAAAATGATTTACATGGTACTGGGTTTTCCAAATGCGAGAACGGTATGATCCTTGACGCCTTGTTTTCTGGAAATGCCGGGGATTCCTATCAGGGTCTTCAGCACAACCGTAATGGTTTAATTCGTATAGGGAGATTAAAAGGTCATAGTGAAGGTGAAAACTGTGTTGATATAAAAGCACATAAAGGAACGTGGGTTGTTGATTGTGATTGTTGGGATCAACGGGCCTCGGCTGGCGGTAATGGTCAATTGTTTTTTCAAAATGATGATGATGCAAGTGAACAAGATTCAAATGGTAAGATTATCTTTCTTAACAACAGAGGTTGGGACACCAGTGGTGATGCCATGCAATCTGCCATACAAGGAGGCAGCCATTATATAGTAGGGAATCGATTATTTGGTTTACGTAGAGGTACAGGAGTCAATGTCGAAAATGGAGCAAGAGGTCGAACTCATATCTATTTTAATACCATATCAGATGTAAGGTTCGGAATAAGAATAATACGGCCTAATGGAGATTTTACACAAGTAGCAGGTAATGTAATTGATAAAGCTGATATCAATGTTAAAATGGCAAAAAATGAAGTCGACCTGTTTGATTACAATTACTACACAGGAGATCCTGCAACCTTAAGATTTCAATGCTGTGGTAATGCCAGCCCCCAGGATCGTATCGGTATAGATGCCTGGAGAAGAACATATGGTCATGATACTAATGGAGAGGCTGGAGTAATTCCAGATTTTAATTTAGCCAGTGTAGAGGATTTTTCATTACGGCCTACTTCAGAATTGATTGATATCCTCACTCAGGATCAGGTAGACAGATTTATGCCTGGTATTGATGAAATGCTATCAGAAATGGGGATCACCTTTCAAGATTGGAAAAGGGTAAATAGACCTTTTAATACAAAATATGATATCGGGGCTGCAGAGTTTGGTACTCCTACTCCTCCTGATTCTTTCCCGATAGCTCAAAATGACCTTATTACTATTGATCCTGGTAGTGGCTCTACTAGTATAGAAGTATTGATCGACAATGGCAATGGCCCTGATAGCTTTGGAGCTGATGGCCCCAATATCGGGAGCATTATCTTTGGTTCGACTGCACCAACAGGAGGTGTAGCAGTTATTAATGATAATGGAACCCCTAATGATCCTATAGATGACACCATTACGTATACCCCAAACCCAGGGTTTGGTGGTATCGATACTTTTAGCTACATCATCACAGATGCTGATGGAGATATCGATGAAGGCACTGTTGTTATCACCGTAGATGATGATAAACCAGAAGCACAGGACGATGATATAACTATCCTACAAGACAGTCCTGCTACAAATATTTTTGTATTAAATGATAATGGTAATGGGCTCGATAGTTTTGGAAAAAACGGCCCGAGTTCAACACCTATTACCTTGGGAGCTATACTACCAGCCAATGGAATAGTAACCCCTAATGATAATGGCACCCCTACTGACCCTACCGATGATTATTTTGAATACACTCCAAATGTCGGATTTAATGGATCAGATCGGTTTAATTATATAATTACAGATAGCGATGGAGATACCGATACTGGTACCGTAACTATAAATATTACTGCAACAATAAGAGTGTTGGATGCAGTAGATGATACTTTTATTGTAGATGAAGATAATCCAGGAATTACTCTCAATGTATTGGCTAATGACGATTTTGGGAGCAATGGTCCTAATACCGGAAGTATCATAGTGATTACTACACCAACAAATGGTACTGCAACCGTAAATAACAATGGCACCCCTAATGATCCTACAGATGATACTATCGTATATATCCCTTCTTTAAATTATAATGGTGTCGATAGCTTTACGTATCAAATCACAGATGCTCTCGGAAATACAGATATAGCAACTGTGACAATAACAGTAACTCCTGTGAATGATGTACCCGATGCTGTTGATGATAGTGTTACTATAGATGAAGACAGTGGAGCAACTACTATAAATGTATTAGCTAATGATACCTTTGGAGGGGATGGGCCAGATATTGGGCCCATTGATTTTGGTGCTATAGATCCTAAGAATGGAACAGCAACCATCAATGATAATGGCACCCCGGATGACCCTACAGATGACACCATTATCTATACACCTTCTCCAAATTTTAATGGTACAGATAGATTTAGCTATAGTATTACTGATGCTAGCGGGGATGTTGATGAAGCAATAGTAAAAATAATAGTTACTCCTGTTAATGATCTACCCGATGCTGTAGATGATAGTGTTACTATAGATGAAGACAATGGAACAATTGCTATAAATGTGCTAGTCAATGATAGTTTTGGAGGAGATGGGCCTGGTACTGTTCCTATTGCTCTGGTAATTGCACCGACAAATGGTACCGCTACCGCAAATGACAATGGTACCCCAGATAACCCTACAGATGATACCATTACCTATACCCCTTCTCTAGATTTTAATGGTACAGATACTTTTACTTATCAAATCACAGATGCAGATGGAGATACTGATATAGCAACAGTAACTATAACAGTTGCCCCTGTTAATGACCTGCCAAATGCTATAGATGATGCTATTAGTATAGATAAAAACAGTGGAGCAACCTCTATAAATGTATTAATCAATGATAGCTTTGGTGGGGATGGGCCTGGCACTGTTCCAATTTCCCTAGTAACCCCAGCAACAAATGGTACTGCTATTGTAAATGATAACGGTACCCCCGATCCAACTGATGATACTATCGAATACACTCCTTTACCAAATTTTGCTGGTTTAGATAGTTTTACCTATCAAATCATAGATGCTAGTGGAGATGCTGACACAGCAACGGTAATCATAAATATAACTCGGGTGAATAGTAATCCTATTGCACAAAATGATATTGTAATTTTTGAAATGAATAGTGGACCTCAAGTGATTAATGTATTACAAGATAATGGTTATGGTAAAGATGATTTTGGAGATGTTGGTCCCGGGGATGAAGGGATTACTCTGGGAAATACGCTTCCTCTTAAAGGGATTGCAACTCTTAATGACAATAATACCACAACTCCATTTGATGATTTTGTTATGTACACTTCATTTCCTGAAGCTTTTGGTGATGACATTTTTGACTATACCATTACCAACGCTATGGGAGGGATCGATAAAGCTGTAGTATATGTAAATATTACTAAAGAAACTTCTTTTCCCGTCGCTGTCATCACACCAAATCCTACTTCGGGTATAACGTATATAGATTTTAGAGTAGAACGATCAGGAACATATCGTGTCTATGATTCAAAAGGAGCTAAAATTTATAACCTAAGAACTTTCACGAATCAACAACTAATAGAAATTGATCTTAGCGCACTAGCCAATGGAATCTATTATATCAAACTTCGTTTGGATTCAGGAGTAGCACCTACTTTTAAAGTGGTCAAAGAATAA